A window of the Branchiostoma floridae strain S238N-H82 chromosome 12, Bfl_VNyyK, whole genome shotgun sequence genome harbors these coding sequences:
- the LOC118427499 gene encoding uncharacterized protein LOC118427499 translates to MRSQHRRRALLLVPLTVVPFLLYYTSARFIPGDMLSWSKLEIRANTSSSLLELEEAGSDYSGGLERVAGTANSSMEKPKAGGTRPLQEFANYAKYIPKESVALKKFLDDQAAVQSIPTEAPGWVYNKTAADLFR, encoded by the exons ATGAGAAGTCAACATCGACGGCGTGCCCTGTTGCTGGTACCGCTAACAGTGGTTCCATTCCTGCTGTATTACACATCAGCACGCTTCATTCCTGGTGACATGTTGTCCTGGAGTAAACTGGAAATCCGCGCAAATACTAGCAG CTCCCTCCTGGAGCTTGAAGAAGCAGGCAGTGACTACAGTGGAGGACTTGAGCGCGTTGCCGGTACTGCAAACTCATCCATGGAAAAGCCAAAAGCTGGGGGAACAAG GCCATTGCAGGAATTTGCAAATTACGCGAAGTACATACCGAAGGAATCGGTTGCTTTGAAGAAGTTCTTAGACGACCAGGCAGCTGTGCAGTCCATACCGACGGAGGCACCTGGATGGGTCTATAACAAAACAGCTGCAGATTTATTTCGGTAG
- the LOC118427498 gene encoding alpha-N-acetylneuraminide alpha-2,8-sialyltransferase-like — protein sequence MTSEYRPCVLLLVPLTVVPFLLYYTSGRLLPGDMLPWSKLARRNTSSSLLKLEEAGSDYSGRLEGVTGTANVSMEKPKAGGTRALQEFAVYAKYIPKESDALKKFLDDQAAVQSIPTEAPGWVYNKTAADLFRKRIVSDSRYVNGSFLVTQGNVVKSVLKTYGTKPTIVKVPPDVFKGLPKESPFKNKRFNTCSVVGNGGILKGSGCGKEIDASEFVFRLNMASMDEKYLDDIGKKTNLITINPSMIGYRYKSRRGKIVTLNTRAWMSDLSVYGDSFLWIWAFESPTHANCAFQAQRALQGNSARNQVILPYPSPTGSMRSFWKENGITAKKPSSGLLLVSSATQMCEEVRLYGFWPFHSDRNNRRLTEHYYDNALPQNAHRVPDEFRQLQRLHNTGVLRLTTHACQ from the exons ATGACAAGTGAATATCGACCGTGCGTCCTGTTGCTGGTACCGCTAACAGTGGTTCCATTCCTGCTGTATTACACATCAGGGCGTCTTCTTCCTGGTGACATGTTGCCCTGGAGTAAACTGGCCCGTAGAAATACTAGCAG CTCTCTCCTCAAGCTTGAAGAAGCAGGCAGTGACTACAGTGGAAGACTTGAGGGCGTTACCGGTACTGCAAACGTATCCATGGAAAAGCCGAAAGCTGGGGGAACAAG GGCATTACAGGAATTTGCTGTTTACGCTAAGTACATACCGAAGGAATCGGATGCCCTGAAGAAGTTCTTAGACGACCAGGCAGCTGTGCAGTCCATACCGACGGAGGCACCTGGATGGGTCTATAACAAAACAGCTGCAGATTTATTTCG GAAGAGGATCGTAAGCGACAGTCGCTACGTGAATGGGAGCTTTCTGGTCACACAGGGAAACGTTGTGAAGAGCGTTCTAAAGACCTACGGCACGAAACCCACGATCGTCAAGGTGCCACCAGACGTCTTCAAAGGATTACCTAAA GAAAGTCCGTTCAAGAACAAACGCTTCAATACTTGCAGCGTTGTGGGGAACGGAGGGATACTAAAGGGAAGCGGCTGTGGAAAAGAGATAGACGCCTCTGAGTTTGTGTTCAG GCTCAACATGGCTTCAATGGACGAGAAATATTTGGATGACATTGGGAAGAAAACCAATCTGATTACCATCAACCCTTCTATGATCGGATACAG ATACAAAAGTCGAAGAGGAAAAATTGTGACATTAAACACTAGagcctggatgtctgacctgtcAGTATACGGAGACAGCTTTCTCTGGATTTGGGCCTTTGAAAGTCCCACGCACGCAAATTGTGCCTTCCAAGCACAGCGGGCTCTGCAAGGAAACAGCGCCCGGAACCAAGTCATCTTACCATATCCAAGTCCGACAGGATCGATGAGATCGTTTTGGAAAGAAAATGGCATCACGGCGAAGAAGCCGTCGTCAG GTCTGCTGTTGGTGAGTTCGGCCACACAGATGTGCGAAGAGGTGCGCCTGTACGGCTTCTGGCCCTTCCACTCCGACAGGAACAACAGACGCCTGACTGAGCATTACTACGACAATGCCCTCCCCCAAAACGCTCACAGAGTACCTGATGAGTTCAGGCAACTGCAGCGTCTCCACAACACCGGGGTTCTTCGTCTGACAACCCACGCATGTCAATGA
- the LOC118428104 gene encoding alpha-2,8-sialyltransferase 8E-like has product MKGFPKLSPFENKRFNTCSLVGNGGILKGSGCGKEIDASEFVFRFNMAPMDEKYLEDIGNKTNLITMNPSMIKYRYRKGRREESTIDVKTLMSDLSATASGEFRHTGMRGGALVRLLALPLRQEQQTPD; this is encoded by the exons ATGAAAGGATTTCCTAAG TTGAGTCCGTTTGAGAACAAACGCTTCAATACTTGCAGCCTGGTAGGGAACGGAGGGATACTGAAGGGAAGCGGCTGTGGAAAAGAGATAGACGCCTCTGAGTTTGTGTTTAG GTTCAACATGGCTCCAATGGACGAAAAATATTTGGAGGACATCGGAAACAAAACCAATCTGATAACCATGAATCCGTCCATGATCAAATACAG ATACCGCAAAGGCAGAAGAGAAGAAAGCACCATAGACGTTAAAACCCTGATGTCTGACCTCTCAGC GACTGCTTCTGGTGAGTTTCGCCACACAGGTATGCGAGGAGGTGCGCTTGTACGGCTTCTGGCCCTTCCACTCCGACAGGAGCAACAGACGCCTGACTGA